A window of Juglans regia cultivar Chandler chromosome 7, Walnut 2.0, whole genome shotgun sequence contains these coding sequences:
- the LOC108984154 gene encoding outer envelope pore protein 16-2, chloroplastic isoform X1 has protein sequence MSNNSDMQTTTRSLLDDLRSFDKGGFFDLGHPLLNRIAESFVKAAGIGAIQAVSRQAYFTAIEGAGLDSGTGGLTAEIISGASKKHRFRDLKGETNRKSLEAMVKNTGKESMQWGLAAGVYSGLTYGLKEARGTHDWKNSAVAGAITGVALALTSEESSHEQIVECAITGAAISTAANLLAGIF, from the exons atgagcaaTAATAGCGACATGCAGACAACTACAAGGTCATTGCTGGATGATCTGCGTAGCTTCGACAAGGGTGGCTTCTTCGACCTCGGCCACCCTCTCCTTAACCGCATCGCCGAGAGCTTCGTCAAAGCAGCCGGG ATCGGAGCTATTCAGGCTGTGTCCCGCCAGGCTTATTTTACAGCCATTGAAG GAGCAGGACTTGATTCGGGTACTGGGGGTCTGACGGCGGAGATAATCTCAGGTGCCAGCAAGAAGCATCGATTCCGGGACCTCAAAG GAGAAACCAACAGAAAGTCTCTCGAAGCCATG GTGAAGAACACCGGAAAAGAATCCATGCAGTGGG GACTGGCTGCAGGAGTGTATTCAGGTCTCACGTATGGGCTAAAGGAGGCTCGTGGAACCCACGATTGG AAAAACAGTGCAGTCGCTGGAGCTATTACTGGTGTGGCATTGGCACTTACATCTGAGGAGTCTTCCCATGAGCAGATAGTGGAATGCGCAATCACTGGAGCTGCGATTTCCACTGCTGCAAATCTCCTCGCGGGAATATTTTGA
- the LOC108984154 gene encoding outer envelope pore protein 16-2, chloroplastic isoform X2 produces the protein MSNNSDMQTTTRSLLDDLRSFDKGGFFDLGHPLLNRIAESFVKAAGIGAIQAVSRQAYFTAIEGLDSGTGGLTAEIISGASKKHRFRDLKGETNRKSLEAMVKNTGKESMQWGLAAGVYSGLTYGLKEARGTHDWKNSAVAGAITGVALALTSEESSHEQIVECAITGAAISTAANLLAGIF, from the exons atgagcaaTAATAGCGACATGCAGACAACTACAAGGTCATTGCTGGATGATCTGCGTAGCTTCGACAAGGGTGGCTTCTTCGACCTCGGCCACCCTCTCCTTAACCGCATCGCCGAGAGCTTCGTCAAAGCAGCCGGG ATCGGAGCTATTCAGGCTGTGTCCCGCCAGGCTTATTTTACAGCCATTGAAG GACTTGATTCGGGTACTGGGGGTCTGACGGCGGAGATAATCTCAGGTGCCAGCAAGAAGCATCGATTCCGGGACCTCAAAG GAGAAACCAACAGAAAGTCTCTCGAAGCCATG GTGAAGAACACCGGAAAAGAATCCATGCAGTGGG GACTGGCTGCAGGAGTGTATTCAGGTCTCACGTATGGGCTAAAGGAGGCTCGTGGAACCCACGATTGG AAAAACAGTGCAGTCGCTGGAGCTATTACTGGTGTGGCATTGGCACTTACATCTGAGGAGTCTTCCCATGAGCAGATAGTGGAATGCGCAATCACTGGAGCTGCGATTTCCACTGCTGCAAATCTCCTCGCGGGAATATTTTGA